The Arachis ipaensis cultivar K30076 chromosome B10, Araip1.1, whole genome shotgun sequence DNA window catttaatgaataatacattattatactaatttagaaaaatatctttattataattatataaaatcaatatttaatacattattaaactaattattaatcaaaaatatttttaatcgttttaattatattgatacaattttaattaaTTCTCATTTATTATGCAATAATTTTATTAGTGGCAAGTTGTTATGTTAATGGTGgcctatttataataataataataatagataatTGTCAAACATTGTTTACCTATATTCAATTAgttaacaaatttaattttagttgttatattttattttctacataattatgttaattgtcaataatttttttataattatacatcaaatcagcatttaatatataattatgttaattgtcaataattttaattttcaatcattgtaatataattttaaattaaccgTAACTTTCGACAAGTTGATATTGATTTCTGCcttgaaaaattaaaacaaaaatttatgattttaatcataataaaaatgtatataatatgataatgacttattcaatcacggtaaatatatgatgtataaagtaaataataaaaaattaacttaataataactaatttatataattattgttGTTCTAATAAAtgctatatataatttttttgtgagCCTAAATTTGAGAAccaactcaattttttttaatttattacttCTTTGACTACTTCATAGAATAAGAAATTAAGAATGTATTCTTCGTTTTTCATCGAAGTTGATCctttaaggtacaatttataattttttatagtatttttatatactcattctattatattattcttttaataatttaatgaTTGTTCTTACTCCAACTTATTCTTTTCGTCTAATGTTCCAGTGCGATTGTCTTTTGCCGCAATAATTTACAATGCACCACATCCATCAAATACCATCTAAGTTGTATTCACTTATTTGGATTCTAATTATATGGATGCAAGTGTCCAGTGAATGGGCAGTAAACTCTTTATTTTACCAAAGGATGGTTGGATCTACTCACATATTATGACCAACCTAATGAAATATGGGTAAAGTTAGTTTTTTAGGGAGGAGTTCGATTTTTTATTGAGGAATTATTTTCTCGGAGCTTTGTAGGCCAAGTTCAAGTTTCATCCCCTCCATGCTTTCTACGTCTGCTCGGAAATCTTCAAATTGGAGcacataatgagattgaatttcCTTAATTTAAGTTCAGTTTTGGTAAATTCGTGTCAAACTTGCAGATGCAATTTCAACAATTGGTAATATattcaaattttcttatttttagctttttgtaattaaaataattttataacatattgtgttttttttttaaattaccaGCATTTTTTTTGTATCAATGCAATGTAATTAAGGGAAATAAACGTCTTTTTAGATTCTCGGTGTGGCAATTCTATACTTTGTCGCATTGCATGGATAGCGGATGATGAAACTTATTTAACAAGGGGATGGTCTGATTTGCATGAATTCTAAATGTTCGAACTTATGATATTTTAGTTGATTTTtattacgagaatgactctaatctatatgTGTCTAAGGACAAGAATAGATTAAATATATTTAAgtaatttagttctaatattggtatttgattaaattagttttagattaatttaaatttaaattgttatctcaatttatatattacgactcttcttctttaatatgttatttttaaatttttgaatatgaaatttctttctttttttggtttttaagttatttttatttgctcTCATTATAACTAAGGAAAAAAAATAGTTAAGTTAAAAAAACtgcaaataataaatattattttttatatgacaattattttaatcaattatgtaaaattattgtaaataaataataaaataattaataattgggcccgaataaattaacaataatcttTATTAAAAGTTTTATACGTCTNNNNNNNNNNNNNNNNNNNNNNNNNNNNNNNNNNNNNNNNNNNNNNNNNNNNNNNNNNNNNNNNNNNNNNNNNNNNNNNNNNNNNNNNNNNNNNNNNNNNNNNNNNNNNNNNNNNNNNNNNNNNNNNNNNNNNNNNNNNNNNNNNNNNNNNNNNNNNNNNNNNNNNNNNNNNNNNNNNNNNNNNNNNNNNNNNNNNNNNNNNNNNNNNNNNNNNNNNNNNNNNNNNNNNNNNNNNNNNNNNNNNNNNNNNNNNNNNNNNNNNNNNNNNNNNNNNNNNNNNNNNNNNNNNNNNNNNNNNNNNNNNNNNNNNNNNNNNNNNNNNNNNNNNNNNNNNNNNNNNNNNNNNNNNNNNNNNNNNNNNNNNNNNNNNNNNNNNNNNNNNNNNNNNNNNNNNNNNNNNNNNNNNNNNNNNNNNNNNNNNNCTAAGAAAAAAatagttaaattaaaaaaattataaataataaatattattttttatattacaattattttaatcaagtatgtaaaattattataaataaataataaaataattaataattggaTCCGAATAAATCAacaataatatttattaaaagttTTACATGTCCAATAATATTTTTAGTTGTGTTTAAATTTTGATAATAAGTTTAACTTACTTATTTTATATAATGAATACATTGGAGATTATATCATTCTttataaaatacaaaatttttactCTATATTATTtgtcaattatttatttatttagtattataTCTTTTTTGACTTCTTTAACTATTTAGATAATATATATATTGAGCAAgtatttttattgaattaatcataaagattaataaaatataatgacATAATTTTCACCTAATTGTAGCAAATATCTCCATTAAAAATATTGGCTAATTATTATCGTGTACAattagtgtgtatatatatatatacactagcAGAAGCCCACGCATACGCGCGGGTAGCGGGTAGTAGTGTTTAATTATTATAACTACTCTTTAAAACATTTAAATAACTTTGTGATGGACTTatgttatttttttgtaattatttatttgtttatctttatAGTTATCTATATAAGATACGTTGCGAAAAGTATTAATACTTAAAAAGTTATATAAATTGTTAAAGTACATGTTAAATTTGGAAAGAATTTAACATATTACTAAACTTTGTATTTCTATTAAACCAAGTGAAATGTATATGAACTTAAGGAGATGATATAAAAAATTGTGTACTATTAATAGAAAATTGATGACTTGTCGACTCTAATTATAAACTGGATAAACTACATTATACTCTTAAATTGATTAAAATGGTATTATTATAAGGCATATTGATTTATTATAGCTCCTTATCAGAATTAACTATTTATGTATTTAACGTAAGGATTTTTACACTTTAAATGTTTAGACTTTCTTTTTATTACATTATAATTGTAATTCATGAATATTTGACATTTATTGGTATGATTTATTGGTCtataaatatgaacaaaaaatgttGTAGTTAAGTCATaggaattaattaatatttttttaatattaagtatTCGATTTTGTATCAAGATATAAtgtgatatttttgtatttaaaaatagattactaaaatTCTATATTACGTACATcatgtttttttttattgatttcaaCATACTGTAACAACACATAATATAGATAAAGACTGAATTTTAAAAAGAACATACAAACAAAAGACCAATTGCTGATATAGTGCCATTGTACTAAGTACTTCCATACTAAAGACGCCAGCTCCAAAAGTAGTGCAATAAAggcaaaacaaaaaataaaagaaaaatagacaCACCAAGTTGACATTACACAACATTACAACTTAGATCTAGACCTTAATTCCCAGTAAAAATGACTAACAACAAACCCCTACACTTTTGTTAAGTACAACTTTGCCATTTCTAAATGCATTATGTCATACACGACGATACAAAGTTTCATAAGTGATTTCAGTCTCACCTTATCGTCATAAACAATCCACTGAAGCCTCCTTCTTGTATCATTTATGGGGTTATATCTAGTAATATGGAATTGGGAGAATTTGCTATCATTTATTTCAAGCATGTGTATATATCTCTCCATTACTTGGATAAGATCATGGTCCATTTTTAAATTGTAATTTCATCCTACCACTTCATCAGTTAAACCTTCAAATACAATCTTCTGGCCTTGTTGCATCCCTTGACAACATGCACTTTAAGCACCTTCTTTTCTTTAAGTGACCTTGTTTTTCTTGTATTGAGTAGATCTATCTCTCTTGCTAATAACCTCACCTACATAAATTGATAGATAAACTATAGGAAGATACACAAAAAGGGGAGggagaaaagtaaaaataaagctTTCATAATTGCTTCTATTTTGTTGGAACCTGAATACTTTCGACATGTTGCAAAATCTGCAAGCCACCTATATTATTAGCTCTCAAATTAACGTTtgaaagtaaagaaaacaaacttacAAGATATGTTTATATTTGGAATCATGCATAActacatataaaaataaattcaaacttggcttttttttgttatataaaaataaatagagaCATAAATATGTTATATTAATagaatttataaattattaaaattaaagcatTACTAAGAGAAAGGTTGAAAACTAAGATTAATTTTTTAGAAACTATCTAGAGACATGTCTTAAGCTAGAGGTAGTTTATTATCTTTATACATTAGCTCTTGATATGTTCAGAATATTAATGagtaaaaatgaaataaatttatattaaatCTACATCATTGATATATCTCACATCATCAATTAGCAAGATATATGTCACATAGTTAATCATCAACCATATTAAAAGCTACAAAAGTATGtaatttagttaaaaaattatACATGACTAACCTTCTTTAAATACATTTCAAGAAAATACAAAACATCATGATTTTTTCATTTCTCCAACTACTTAAAAGTTAGAGTTAATTTTACTACAACTATATATCGTCAAATCCAAAGCCACAGACTAATCATCAATACCAAAAGTTGAGAACAAATTATTATAACAGTCGCCACCACAAATAGTTCACAGCTTTCATTCTCAATCAAAATCCTACTAAAAAAATTAATCGTGTAAATATTGTCAATACaactataaaaatattttttgaaatacATCATTCTTGATATTTTGTATATCAAACACACACATGACACATAAATAAAggacaaaaataaataatttaaaaaaataaaaagttgcaaaattggaataaaatttaattaGCATATACAAATTATTTCAGGCTTCAAATAAAATTAGAagctttaataaaatttaatacaaTATAGACCAATATCCAAATAAATTTATCTACACCGTATTATTGTTGCAAGTTGCAATAGCAAACGTACTATTATATTAAAGGTTCACAAATAaaagaattaatttaattagcaTATACATGAATTGAGTAGTTAATCTCTTCTTATGTTAATGTTTAATCAAATTATAAAAGTTCAATATATAAAATTTAGAATGGTTAATTCTGTTCCGGCCCAGCACACAAGCAATTCGGGTACTTTCTGAGAGCTGACCCGACGGGTTTCCTGACCCACCAACTCACCTTATTCCCCTACCTCATCAGAATTTCTGGACAGCTGGAAAGGAAACTTTCAGGAAAGAGGGTCTGCACATGTGGGACCCGCTCTAATACAGACTATATAAGGGGAGGGCCCTACCCCTCCCTCCAGGTACGTCACTCACATTACCCTAATTGCCGCCTCTTGTACGGAcactgacttgagcgttggagtccttGCAGGTGGCATCCCCCTCCTCGCCAGCTCGGAAGAGTCTCGCTCACCTGCCATCCAGAGCTCGTCCAAGCCAAGCATCCAACCACCCACCAACTCTCGAATTTAATAGAACCAAATCCGCTTCGGACCCAAGCAACCGAATATTGGTGCCGTCTGTGGGGACCTGGATTGAATGGCATCGTTGTTCCTACACTTGGACGAGCTTCGCGAAGAAGGAGGGGCCCGCCTAAGGAGCAGGGTGAGCTCTGCAGGCGCCTCCCGCGCCCGAGAGGCATCCTTTCGGAGGAACGGGAGACGACTACGCAAGGATCATGCAGGAGCTCAGACACAGGGTGCAAAATCTCGAACGCGAGCTAGCGGCACGAGATCGATATCGCCCCTCCCGTAGCAGGGACTCCCGGCCAAGCCTATCCCGCACCCGCTCTCCACTCAGGAGAGTGGAAGGCCGTGAGGGAAGCTGGGGAGGAGATGACGGGTGAGCTGAGACCAATGCTCGAACCTGTTCCCGTATGCCCGAAAGGACCGAGGGCCATGGGGAAACGGAGGAAGGAAAAACGGGACCCCGTCATCATAGGGGCAACCAACCCCTTTCCACCCCTCCATCCTCAAAGTTTGCCTACCCAAACACTTCGACAAACTGATAGACATGAAGTACGATGGGACCAAGGACATTCAAGAACATCTGACGACTTTTGAAGCCAGGATGAATCTCGAAGGGGTAGGCGATGCAGTGAGGTATCGTGCATTCCCGGTGACGCTGGCAGGCCCGGCGATCTGTTGGTTTAACGCACTCCCGCAAGAGTCCATTACGACCTTCGCGGACATATCGCACAGCTTCTTAGCCCGGTTCACCACGTGTATTGTCAAGGCAAAGCACCTAATCAACCTACTAGGGATCACCCAGAAAATCGGAGAACTGACCAGGAAGTTCCTAGACAGGTTCAACAATGAGTGCTTAGAAATAGACGGCCTAACAAACTCGGTGGCGAGTTTGTGTTTGAAAAACGGCCTACTAAATGAGGATTTCAGAAAGCACCTCACCACTAGACCCGTCTAGACGATGCAAGAAATTCAGAATGCAGCCAAAGAATACATCAATGATGAGGAAGTTAGTCAGGTGGTGGCACCCAATAAATGGCAGCCAGCTAACCCCCCTCCTAGGCAACCCGTCTACTCAAAAAAACAAAGGGAGACCCCCAGGGAAGGAGCACCGACAAAGCTACCCAAACCATTTCCTCGGGTGGGTAAGTTCACAAACTATACCCCCCTCACAGCCCTTATAACAGAGGTGTACCAACAAATAGCAGACAAAGGGATCCTGTTAAAGCCTCAACAGTTGAAGGACAGGACAGGGGGAACAAGAACTTGTACTATGACTATCACAAAGGCTTCGGCCACAAGACGCAAGACTGCTTCGACCTCAAGGATGCCCTGGAGCAAGCTATTCGTGAGGGAAAGATAGTTGAATTCTCCCAATTCATCAGGGAGCCCGAAGACGGGAGCGCGAACGGTCCGAGGAGGATCGCAGTCGGGCTGTGAAGCAAAGGCAAGATAGCACAGAGAACGCGGACAACACCCCCACGGTAGTTGTCAACGTAGTGGTAGAGCGCGACTGACCTCCCAAGTCAAAATCGACAACAAGGAAGGATGTCAAAATCAGCAACTGCGTCGTCAGGGAATCCGAGGACCCTATCCAAGGACCCACCCAGGATGTCCTTCGGCCCAGAGGACCAATGGCTGCATGACCTCCTAGAGAACCCGCCTATGGTGATCACAGCAAGGATTGGCACAGGTCTAGTCAAACGAATCCTCGTTGACACGGGAGCtgactcaaatatcatgttcagAAACGTATTTGATGCCCTGGGGCTCGAGGAAGCTGACCTCAAGGCCCACTAACACAGCGTCATAGGCCTAGGGGACAACTACATAAGGCCCGACGGAGTGATCACCCTCTCAGTCTATATAGGGTCGAATGAAGCAAAGAAGTCAGTAATGGCGGAGTTCGTCGTCTTACGAGACTCCACAACTTACAATGTTATTATGGGAAGAAAGACAATCAACGAATTCTCGGCTGTAATATGCACTAAGTTTTTGGTCATGAAATTCGTCACAGATGATGGGGTCGTCGGATCCATAAGAGGTGATGTGGAAATGACCATTGCATGCGATAACACCAGCCTTTCCCTGAGAAAGAGGTCGAAGGAGGCAGCCGGTGTTTTTCTGGCCAATTTAGATGCAAGGCTAGACGAGAACCCGAGGCCAAAGCCCCAAGGTGACCTAGAGAAGTTTCGATTTGGGGACTCGGAGGAAAAGTTTACCTT harbors:
- the LOC107621487 gene encoding uncharacterized protein LOC107621487; this encodes MKYDGTKDIQEHLTTFEARMNLEGVGDAVRYRAFPVTLAGPAICWFNALPQESITTFADISHSFLARFTTCIVKAKHLINLLGITQKIGELTRKFLDRFNNECLEIDGLTNSVASLCLKNGLLNEDFRKHLTTRPV